Proteins encoded in a region of the Trypanosoma brucei gambiense DAL972 chromosome 11, complete sequence genome:
- a CDS encoding phosphoribosylpyrophosphate synthetase, putative: MYGLCHAFRTSLSLFLFSLPNLLQCDSCFCPFALYAFFAVTFVLSLPAYPIWFLPLLIINFVYRLDRCDNKKLGYVRQSPSRAISNMQGQADALTPKAQRVAAGETYFYREHRKPQVETSYRIRVISGTANYALSESVAKYLKVDLCRTEIKRFANGELNIKVVDDVRGDDCFILQPIAANEHTDINTAMMELLLLVHTLKLSSAKRITAIVPYFAYSRQDRKTEPRVPISASAVAQLLQCMGVDRVVTVDLHCGQIQGFFRNMPVDNLLMFPEFATYVMRQPWFDRERTVVVSPDAGGVERANVLADRIGASHIVTILKRRSGPGKVDSMQTVGNVEGYTCVIVDDIVDTAGTLCKACELLRDMGALRLVACATHGILTDPACERISQCDALTELVVSDSIAQNINSQKCNKLTVLTIAPLLVQAIYNLHFECSLSSLFRT; encoded by the coding sequence ATGTATGGGTTGTGCCATGCATTTCGCACGTCTctatctctctttctcttttcgctCCCCAACTTACTTCAGTGCGATTCGTGTTTTTGCCCTTTTGCTTTATATGCCTTCTTTGCTGTTACTTTCGTTCTCTCATTACCTGCATATCCCATTTGGTTCTTGCCTCTCCTCATTATAAATTTTGTTTACCGACTTGACCGTTGTGATAATAAGAAATTGGGTTACGTTAGACAGAGTCCCTCGCGCGCAATTTCAAACATGCAGGGGCAAGCCGACGCCCTTACGCCAAAGGCCCAGCGTGTCGCTGCTGGTGAGACATATTTTTACCGTGAACACCGCAAGCCGCAGGTGGAGACATCCTACCGTATTCGCGTCATATCCGGCACGGCAAACTATGCCCTATCGGAGAGTGTGGCGAAATATCTCAAGGTTGACCTCTGCCGGACAGAGATCAAGCGCTTCGCAAATGGTGAGTTGAACATCAAGGTGGTAGATGATGTCCGTGGCGATGACTGTTTCATTCTCCAACCCATTGCAGCAAATGAGCACACCGATATCAATACCGCCATGATGGAGCTTCTATTACTCGTGCACACCTTGAAGCTTTCTTCCGCCAAGCGCATCACGGCTATTGTGCCCTACTTCGCTTACAGTCGGCAAGACCGCAAAACGGAGCCACGCGTCCCCATTTCTGCCTCAGCTGTCGCACAACTTTTGCAGTGCATGGGTGTGGACCGTGTCGTTACGGTCGACCTGCATTGCGGCCAGATTCAGGGATTCTTCCGCAACATGCCGGTAGACAACCTCCTCATGTTTCCAGAATTCGCCACGTATGTCATGCGACAGCCGTGGTTTGACCGGGAGAGAACTGTGGTTGTGTCACCGGATGCAGGTGGTGTGGAGCGTGCGAATGTGCTCGCAGATCGTATCGGTGCAAGTCACATCGTGACAATCCTCAAACGCCGCTCCGGCCCCGGTAAGGTGGACTCCATGCAGACTGTGGGGAATGTTGAGGGCTACACGTGCGTTATCGTGGATGACATAGTAGACACCGCTGGAACACTTTGTAAGGCGTGCGAACTTTTGAGAGACATGGGTGCACTGCGGTTGGTGGCGTGCGCAACTCACGGCATCCTCACCGATCCGGCGTGTGAGCGCATTTCACAGTGCGATGCGCTCACTGAACTCGTTGTGTCAGACTCTATCGCTCAGAATATCAACTCGCAAAAGTGCAACAAACTCACCGTTCTGACGATAGCGCCACTCCTCGTGCAAGCAATTTACAATCTTCATTTCGAGTGCTCGTTATCCTCTCTGTTCCGCACATAG
- a CDS encoding T. brucei spp.-specific protein: MLSEISKHSPTHCLFFCFVLFIERVPPYGLYSFCCCVSWRRIHLWSSHPLSTPSTFPSTVVAAEAMFVSVSATTGFPSSLLTFRYFYRFPLSAYVLVILCIRTASLLFLASHRLGESKRMGRRLRQCGPQCVSGCGCCRLLREAHETQLEAQRVVLEKRHPLDVPKMGEGARQLMTDEQFNVSNPAVRLRMRFLH; encoded by the coding sequence ATGCTTAGCGAAATAAGTAAGCATTCCCCCACacattgtttatttttttgttttgttttatttatcgAGAGGGTGCCGCCATACGGTCTTTActctttctgttgttgtgtgAGCTGGAGGCGAATTCATCTTTGGAGTTCACATCCTTTAAGTACCCCGTCTACATTCCCTTCTACAGTTGTCGCTGCTGAAGCGATGTTTGTGTCTGTTTCCGCGACTACCGGGTTTCCATCTTCACTTCTCACATTTCGATATTTTTatcgttttcccctttcggCTTATGTGTTGGTTATTCTTTGTATCCGAACGGcatcattactatttttaGCGTCACATCGACTAGGTGAAAGTAAGAGGATGGGACGTAGGCTGCGGCAGTGTGGACCGCAGTGCGTGAGTGGATGTGGCTGTTGCAGACTTTTACGTGAGGCCCATGAGACCCAACTGGAGGCGCAGCGGGTGGTGTTGGAAAAGCGGCACCCGTTGGATGTACCGAAAATGGGTGAAGGGGCCCGACAACTTATGACAGACGAGCAATTCAATGTATCGAATCCAGCTGTGAGGCTTCGCATGCGGTTTCTGCATTAA
- a CDS encoding T. brucei spp.-specific protein → MECKTNLAGGLRNDERSNGSKDALFSPLNAMRKLQEALRSTDVFELEEAILVAERSVNTVSVPRQMAVSLRTLLEHSRDILNNHLQAREPHLKSPQQVHRDGSSKKALVVLEQTAAGFPEQPCRMETDVGLSEVLHSDVMRDMKNDVAPLETDHWEESGSSLASRSSAEAGAYNSLSVSMCSKKGVRTQPRICTTVVGSATVERAGAACRSHGKIADLNSPFNDLAEGEEVMRSAVEQGEYTDRVRYFEYALAEQAKLFARAEEFAWSSEQGDEGNIVDAHLSHCSSFTSLYFSSDSGEWDVVAASGVASPEIIPLSTNVLRGLRSDGVGPSRLRASSTPSSPFSSQSSDIGMVFRWAL, encoded by the coding sequence ATGGAGTGCAAGACTAACTTGGCAGGAGGGTTGCGAAACGACGAACGTAGCAACGGCAGCAAAGATGCATTATTTTCGCCGTTGAACGCTATGAGGAAGCTACAGGAGGCATTGAGGTCAACCGACGTGTTTGAGCTTGAGGAAGCCATACTCGTTGCAGAGAGAAGCGTCAACACCGTCTCCGTTCCACGCCAAATGGCTGTGTCTCTTCGTACGCTTCTGGAGCACAGCCGAGACATCCTCAATAATCACCTCCAGGCACGTGAGCCGCATCTAAAGTCTCCTCAGCAAGTACATCGAGATGGGAGCAGTAAGAAAGCCTTAGTGGTGCTGGAGCAAACTGCAGCCGGATTCCCAGAGCAGCCTTGTCGTATGGAAACTGATGTGGGGCTCAGCGAGGTGTTGCATAGTGATGTTATGAGGGATATGAAGAATGATGTTGCCCCTTTAGAAACTGACCACTGGGAGGAATCTGGGTCGTCACTGGCAAGTCGTAGCAGCGCTGAAGCGGGTGCTTACAACTCGCTCTCGGTGTCCATGTGCTCTAAGAAAGGTGTTCGCACCCAGCCTCGTATTTGCACAACAGTGGTTGGTTCCGCTACAGTGGAACGTGCGGGGGCGGCGTGCAGGAGCCACGGAAAGATTGCCGACCTAAATAGTCCGTTCAATGACTTagcagaaggggaagaagttaTGCGGAGCGCGGTGGAGCAAGGGGAATACACTGACCGTGTGCGCTACTTCGAGTATGCCTTGGCTGAACAGGCCAAACTCTTCGCACGGGCGGAGGAGTTCGCATGGTCTTCTGAGCAAGGGGATGAGGGAAACATTGTTGACGCGCATTTGAGCCACTGCTCGTCCTTTACTTCCCTTTACTTCAGTTCTGATAGCGGCGAATGGGATGTGGTTGCAGCGAGCGGTGTGGCGTCACCAGAGATTATTCCTTTGAGCACAAACGTACTTCGGGGGTTGCGCTCCGATGGGGTAGGGCCCTCACGTCTCAGGGCTTCTTCAAccccttcctctcccttttcctcccaaTCGTCCGATATTGGTATGGTATTTAGATGGGCCCTTTAG
- a CDS encoding vesicular protein trafficking mediator, putative, translated as MKLFCVGHRKVPIRVSPFDHPICVGCSSTLSFSSVLRKREYWNDMSTTNPLDVVLNMRLAVKELTNSAAASDKASEREKIKAKKALNKDNIEAARVYAENAIRKKDEGTSYLRLASRVDAAAERIQSAMQMHAMTRSLEKAICGISKVLHSLDPVQITTAMDAFERHVDTVAVNANAMDGTFERSRASAVPAAEVESFLEQITPDNEIDISEQIAVATNYLKKRPAATKVGDDVGITERMQRISIGAR; from the coding sequence ATGAAGTTATTTTGTGTAGGCCATAGAAAAGTTCCTATTCGTGTGTCGCCATTCGACCATCCCATTTGTGTTGGCTGCAGTTctacactttctttttcttctgtacTCAGAAAGCGGGAGTATTGGAACGACATGAGCACTACGAACCCCCTCGATGTCGTGTTAAACATGAGGCTTGCAGTGAAGGAGTTGACCAACTCTGCCGCCGCCTCAGACAAAGCGAGCGAGAGGGAGAAGATAAAGGCTAAAAAAGCCCTTAACAAGGACAATATTGAAGCCGCCCGCGTCTACGCCGAGAACGCCATACGGAAGAAGGATGAAGGAACAAGTTATCTTCGTCTTGCCTCTCGTGTTGATGCCGCCGCCGAACGCATTCAATCTGCCATGCAAATGCACGCGATGACGCGGTCGCTTGAAAAGGCGATTTGTGGAATAAGTAAGGTTCTTCATTCACTGGATCCTGTGCAGATCACGACGGCAATGGATGCGTTCGAACGGCATGTTGACACTGTTGCAGTTAATGCGAACGCGATGGACGGCACCTTCGAGAGGTCACGTGCCTCGGCAGTGCCAGCGGCAGAGGTGGAGTCCTTTCTCGAGCAGATTACGCCAGACAATGAAATAGATATAAGCGAGCAAATAGCCGTCGCCACCAACTACCTGAAGAAGCGGCCGGCTGCCACGAAGGTGGGGGATGATGTGGGAATAACGGAGAGGATGCAACGTATTAGCATCGGTGCACGGTAA
- a CDS encoding nucleolar GTP-binding protein 1, putative produces MSTIYNFKTVTVVPSYKDFIDIVLSKTQRKTPTVVHKGYHISRIRQFYMRKVKFTQKTINEKLTHILTEFPRMDDIHPFYGDLMHVLYDRDHYKVALGQVGAVRHMVDNVGRDYVRLLKYGDSLYRCKQLKRAALGRMATACKKLTSALVYLEKVRQHMSRLPSIDPNARTLLITGFPNVGKSSFMNKVTRADVEVQPYAFTTKSLFVGHTDFKYASWQVIDTPGILDHSLEERNVIEMQAITALAHLRACILFFMDLSTQCGHSIAQQVSLFKSIGPLFTGKPVIVVFNKSDLCTFDDITAEEQSLVMTAIEECGAKWITTSTLTDAGVGDLKTLACETLLAHRSEQKEGSGRFQAIQNRLYCAVPQKRDNVERPAYVPPSVEEIRHRLASGEPVRERRKTERDYEWENGGPGQYQPNERKTWDLENPEWVDDIIPDIMDGHNIYDNVDPDIHERLMELEAEEDARLQELELEASKKRPQYELHDSTVEAVRFIRDKIKVIKMERAMKNPSLRRTRRQSVAIEKFNKRTGSQVDRSATPGCSSETTNSSAKRGRSLSAAQEAVMRDRSSSHMSTKTTRGISSHSATRDRSLSVNRGEGYRDVNEKLRAVKLSKVVARPRNLQAKKGEGDRAIPNLRPKHLFTGKVKSNGRRDRR; encoded by the coding sequence ATGTCGACAATCTACAATTTCAAAACGGTGACTGTTGTCCCCTCATACAAGGACTTCATCGACATTGTTCTTTCCAAAACGCAGAGAAAGACACCAACCGTGGTCCACAAGGGGTATCATATTTCCCGCATTCGTCAGTTCTACATGCGGAAGGTGAAGTTCACGCAGAAAACCATCAACGAAAAGCTCACCCACATCCTAACCGAGTTTCCGCGAATGGATGACATCCACCCGTTCTACGGCGATTTGATGCATGTATTGTACGACCGCGACCACTATAAGGTGGCGCTGGGTCAGGTCGGCGCGGTGCGACACATGGTGGATAATGTGGGCCGTGATTACGTGCGGCTTTTGAAATACGGTGACTCTCTCTACCGCTGTAAGCAGTTGAAGCGCGCAGCCCTTGGCCGCATGGCAACCGCTTGCAAAAAGCTCACGAGCGCTCTGGTATACCTGGAGAAAGTGAGGCAACACATGTCTCGACTGCCCTCTATTGACCCCAACGCCCGAACACTGCTTATCACGGGGTTCCCTAACGTCGGTAAGTCAAGTTTCATGAACAAGGTCACCCGCGCGGATGTAGAAGTACAACCCTATGCCTTCACAACAAAGTCTCTCTTCGTCGGGCACACGGACTTCAAGTATGCCAGTTGGCAGGTAATTGACACTCCGGGTATTCTGGACCATTCCCTTGAGGAGCGCAACGTTATTGAGATGCAAGCGATCACTGCACTTGCCCATCTTCGTGCGTGCATTCTCTTCTTCATGGACCTTAGCACTCAATGCGGGCATTCAATAGCCCAGCAGGTTTCCCTTTTCAAGTCTATTGGCCCCCTCTTCACTGGCAAACCGGTGATTGTCGTATTCAACAAGAGTGATCTGTGTACTTTCGACGACATTACGGCAGAAGAGCAATCTCTCGTTATGACAGCCATTGAAGAGTGTGGCGCCAAATGGATTACGACCAGCACGCTCACTGACGCCGGCGTAGGCGACCTCAAGACTTTGGCGTGTGAAACGCTGCTTGCACATCGTTCGGAACAAAAGGAGGGGAGCGGTCGGTTTCAGGCTATACAAAATCGTCTCTACTGTGCGGTGCCGCAGAAACGCGATAACGTGGAAAGACCTGCGTATGTTCCCCCTTCAGTGGAAGAGATTCGCCACCGACTTGCATCCGGTGAGCCAGTGCGCGAGCGCCGCAAAACGGAACGGGATTATGAGTGGGAAAATGGGGGACCTGGACAGTACCAACCAAATGAGCGGAAGACATGGGATCTAGAGAACCCCGAATGGGTGGACGATATCATCCCTGATATCATGGACGGGCACAATATCTACGATAACGTAGACCCTGACATCCATGAGCGGTTGATGGAATTGGAAGCAGAGGAGGACGCACGTCTGCAGGAATTGGAGTTGGAGGCATCTAAGAAACGTCCACAATATGAGTTACACGACTCTACTGTCGAGGCTGTTCGTTTTATCAGGGACAAAATCAAGGTGATTAAGATGGAGAGGGCTATGAAGAACCCTTCACTACGTCGCACTAGGCGGCAATCAGTTGCAATTGAGAAGTTTAACAAGCGAACGGGAAGCCAGGTTGATCGCTCAGCAACCCCTGGTTGTTCATCTGAAACCACAAATTCGTCCGCGAAGAGAGGTCGGTCCTTGTCCGCTGCACAGGAGGCAGTTATGCGGGACCGTTCATCTTCGCACATGTCTACCAAAACGACGCGTGGCATTAGTTCTCACTCTGCGACTCGCGATCGCTCACTTAGCGTAAACCGCGGCGAAGGGTACAGAGACGTCAATGAGAAGCTGCGTGCTGTGAAGCTGAGTAAGGTGGTCGCTCGCCCGCGCAACCTTCAAGCTAAGAAGGGAGAGGGTGATCGTGCCATACCGAACCTTCGGCCGAAGCATCTCTTCACGGGTAAGGTGAAATCTAACGGCAGACGCGACAGACGCTGA
- a CDS encoding ABC transporter, putative codes for MSSVLDGLKQLLVASPFSHAKYALLVVIALLFQGVHKCVLARRANPSSPRRHAGKASGRHRRPTVRFDSTLFWRVVGLLRICFPSVFSPESGAMVALTLLLALRTRLTLMLSRVAGNNVKALVQKNFRELLLGIGDIALYALPATVVNVSIGYTISSIEWRFRERLQQALHKEYFQGRRVYDLATTGTVDNPGHRVTNDVQCFSRELAVLIPSILKPSMDIVTFSSALAEHGGHNESLLIFSYYAFVAVLFRLILPNFATMMAASHAKEGNLRTMHTQLLHHAEEVAFYRGADVERATADRLLRSYLRLESNIKRLKWWGTLVSSMFVEYGSTCVGLAVCGFDVARRADSMDAAGMAQLYARNAKLCTSLAKSIARLFSIHLKVSAVCGGAHRVGELQDSLRSLERNERETTLSLVEESSDDKIVFKNAYILSPSDKMILANYNATFKAGRHVLIMGCNGAGKTALIRVITGVWSLREGSLKRPPPSQMVVLTQRVYLPPGTLRTQFTYPTSEADKRAGDIEDAKLVEFATRVGLRGLLTRVGGLDAWKEWSEVLSGGERQRVAFVRALYHRPTFVFLDECTSAVSQNIEPTLYKLLLDEGMTLITTSHRESLKKFHHDIMMLDGVGGYTETEVGQPRVTI; via the coding sequence ATGAGTTCTGTACTTGACGGGCTGAAGCAATTACTAGTCGCCTCCCCGTTCTCACATGCGAAGTATGCTCTTTTGGTGGTAATAGCACTACTGTTTCAGGGCGTACACAAGTGTGTGCTTGCTCGCCGAGCAAACCCATCATCGCCGCGACGGCACGCAGGTAAGGCGTCCGGTCGACATAGACGACCCACTGTACGCTTCGACAGCACCCTCTTCTGGCGGGTTGTGGGGCTTCTCCGTATTTGTTTTCCCAGTGTTTTCTCCCCTGAATCTGGTGCTATGGTTGCTTTGACGTTGCTGCTCGCCCTTCGCACCAGGTTGACGCTGATGTTGTCCCGTGTAGCCGGGAATAACGTTAAGGCACTCGTTCAGAAGAACTTTAGGGAATTGTTACTTGGCATCGGTGATATCGCTTTATATGCCTTACCCGCAACCGTAGTGAATGTGAGCATCGGCTACACAATTTCCTCAATAGAGTGGCGGTTTAGGGAGCGGCTTCAGCAAGCTCTTCATAAAGAGTACTTCCAGGGGCGCCGGGTTTACGACCTTGCAACTACAGGCACCGTGGACAACCCGGGCCATCGTGTGACGAATGATGTCCAGTGCTTCAGCAGAGAACTTGCGGTTTTGATACCTTCTATACTAAAACCGTCGATGGATATCGTTACATTTTCTTCTGCGCTGGCCGAGCACGGTGGTCACAACGAATCCCTGCTCATATTTTCATACTACGCATTCGTTGCCGTGCTATTTCGACTAATTCTTCCAAACTTTGCAACTATGATGGCAGCCAGTCACGCAAAGGAGGGCAACCTTCGCACGATGCACACCCAGCTCCTTCACCACGCGGAAGAGGTGGCGTTTTACCGCGGTGCAGATGTTGAGCGTGCGACTGCTGATCGTCTCCTTCGATCGTACCTGCGATTGGAAAGTAACATTAAGCGCCTTAAGTGGTGGGGCACCTTAGTCAGCTCGATGTTTGTTGAGTATGGATCGACGTGCGTCGGTTTAGCAGTTTGTGGATTCGATGTTGCCCGTCGTGCAGATAGCATGGATGCCGCTGGTATGGCGCAACTGTATGCACGGAACGCGAAGCTGTGTACTTCGTTGGCCAAATCCATCGCAAGGCTTTTTTCAATCCACCTAAAGGTAAGCGCTGTGTGTGGCGGCGCCCATCGTGTTGGGGAGCTACAGGATTCTCTTCGTTCCCTCGAGCGAAACGAACGGGAGACGACGCTAAGTTTGGTGGAAGAGTCCAGTGACGATAAGATTGTGTTTAAGAACGCGTACATTCTCTCCCCATCTGACAAGATGATTCTTGCCAATTACAACGCAACATTCAAGGCGGGCCGGCACGTCCTCATAATGGGTTGTAACGGAGCTGGAAAGACGGCCCTCATCCGCGTTATCACTGGCGTGTGGTCCCTGCGTGAGGGTTCCCTGAAACGTCCTCCCCCATCCCAGATGGTTGTACTGACGCAGCGGGTTTACCTCCCCCCGGGGACCCTACGGACTCAATTCACTTACCCAACCTCCGAAGCAGACAAGCGGGCAGGTGATATCGAAGACGCCAAACTTGTAGAGTTTGCCACCCGCGTTGGGTTGAGAGGACTGCTGACGCGCGTGGGAGGGTTGGATGCATGGAAAGAATGGTCAGAGGTGCTGTCTGGAGGTGAGCGGCAGCGCGTGGCGTTTGTTCGCGCACTTTACCATCGACCAACCTTTGTGTTTTTAGACGAGTGCACGAGCGCGGTGTCCCAAAACATTGAGCCAACGTTGTACAAATTACTTTTGGATGAGGGTATGACGTTAATAACGACATCTCACCGTGAATCGTTAAAGAAGTTTCATCATGATATTATGATGTTGGATGGTGTGGGCGGATACACAGAAACGGAGGTGGGGCAGCCCAGGGTAACCATTTGA